The DNA segment GGGTGAGGCTGCCGAATAGCGGCACCGGCCTTAGGCCGGATAACCCTGGGGTTCATGGCGTGGTCCGCGTTTGCTTCAGCACGGAGCGTCATGGAAGCACTTCGTGGACCTGAGGTGGTGTGTAGTCGAGGAAGGTTCCCCGGCTGTACGCGGCGGTAGCTCGGCCGCGTTGACGGCGATGATCGTGTTGAAGCGGCTGTTGTGGAACCGGTCTGTGTACCGCTGGATGAGCTGGCGGGCAGCGGGAGGTGGACCTGATGCCCCTTCATGCCCGCAGTGTGCATGGAGGTTTTCCGCGTGTCCGGTGGGCTGGTCGGACCCAGGGAAGGCATCGAGTGGGGCGGGCTTTTGCTCAGGGAGGCTCACGGTGTTGCCGGTGGAGGGGCTGTCTGCGGCGCGGTGCCCGTGGTTATTGTTCATGCCGGCCTCCATTGATCAGCGTTTTCGGTCGGCGCCGGTGTTCTGGCCGGCTGTGAGCCGGCGGATGAGGGTTTCGGCCTGATCGATGACGACGGGCAGGTCCTCGCTGGAGCGCGGGCAGGAGAACAGGGAACCCTGAAGGTGTTCACAGCCCAGTTCCAGCAGGTGCCGTGCTTGGGAGGTGTTATCGATTCCTTCGGCCGTGATGTGCAGTCCAAGGTTGCGGCCCAGCTGGACCATCGAGGTGAGGATCGGCAGGGTCCCGGAGTCGGAGTGCAGTTGGGACACGAAGGAGCGATCGATCTTGATGGAATCCACGGGCAGCCCCTGCAGTTGCCCAAGGGAGGAATAGCCTGTTCCGAAATTGTCCAGCGCCACCCTGGTTCCGTGCCCGCGTAATAGCCCGAGTTGTCCGGTGATCTGAGGCGAGGCCTCCATGAACGCATTCTCACTTACCTCCAGCACCACCTGGCGGGGACTGATCTGGCAGGCGGCAAGGATGGCGAGAATCTCGGAGGCGAAGTCCTGCTCGCGGAGTTGAACGGTCGAGACCTTCACCGCCAAGGACCTCCGGGCGGACCCGCTGAGCCATGGGCGCAGCTGGGAACATGCCGCGGTCAGCACTTCCCGGCCGATCCGGTTGATAAGCCCGCCGCTCTCGGCGGTGGCGATGAATTCGCTCAGTTCCACCAGTCCGGCGGGTCTCCTCCAGTAAACCAGGGCCTCCACCTGAGTGACATCCCGGTCCGCGGCCGATACCACCGGCTGAAAGTGCAGCACGAGTTCATCGCGCTCGACCGCCTTGCGGAGTCCGGCTTCCAGTTCGGTGTGTGCCAGCAGGGCTTCCATCATGCTCGGATGGAAGCGCATGTACCGGTTCTTGCCGTCTCTCTTGGCCGCGTACATGGCGACATCGGCGCGCCGAAGAAGGTCCGGCGCCTGTGCCGGGTGGCCTTCGGCACCCGCCAGACCGAGGCTTACGCTGGGCTGGAACTCGCGGCCATCCAGCAGGAAGGGCCGGTTTACGGATGACAGGATCCGAGCGGCGACGGCTTCGGGATCCTCGCTGTCCACCAGAAGGGCGACAAACTCATCGCCACCGAGCCGTGCAACCGTATCGGTGGCTCGTACGCACTGGGTGAGCCGGTTGCCGATCTCCACGAGCATCTGGTCCCCTGCATGGTGCCCGAGGATGTCGTTGACCTCCTTGAAGTCGTCAAGGTCCAGCAGAAGCACGTCCACCGAACGGTTCCCCGGTGCGCTGAGGGCATCCGTGAGGCGGTCCTGGAACCGGAAGCGGTTGGCGAGACCGGTCAGGGAGTCCCGGAACGCCAGGGTGCGAAGCTCCTCGGTCTGTCCGGCCAGATCGGCCAGTGCCTTGCGTGCCTGCTCTTCGGCGCGGCGCCGGGGAGTGGCGTCGCGGAAACTCCAGACCCGGCCCACGACCTGACCGTCGACGCGTTGGGGCTTGGAATACCGCTCAAAGGTCCGTCCGTCCAGGAACTCGAGCGTGTCGTGGCTCTCGGCGGAGGGGTCCGCATACAGCTCCTCGACCTTGGCCACGAAAGCTCCGGGATCGATCAGCTGCCCCAGGACGAATCCGATCACCTGCCCGTCGTCGCCGGATCCGAGAAGCCGCGCCGGTATCCCCCACATGGCAGCGAATTGTTCGTTCGATCCGGCGATCCGGCCCTCATGGCTTACCACCAGGATTCCGTCGGCGGTGGATTCCAGGGTGGCGTTCAGCAGGGACAGCGCCTCGCGCAGTTCAGCGCCGTGTCGTTGCTGTTCACTGACATTCCGCACGGACAGGACAATCTGCTCGTCCTGTCCGACGCTCAGTCTGGCGGTTCTGACTTCGACCGGAAATACCTGGCCGCCCCGGTGCCGGCCTGACACCGGCAGGGCCTTCCCGAGGAGAAGGCCCCCGGGTGCGGAGGAAGGCGGGGAATCATCCGGATCGTCCTGCCCCGGGAGCGGGGGCAGGACGATCCCGTAATGCTGTCCGACCAGAACCGATCTTTGATAGCCGAACATTTCCTCGGCGGCGGCATTGATCAGCACCACCTGTCCTTGCTGTGAAAGGGCCAGCAGTGCATCCGGGGAGCCTTCAATCAGCACCTGGTAGGAGTCGGGAGCCGGCACCGGTTGTGGTCTTCCACCCATGGTCTTTTCCATATGTCGTTCCACCAATCCAAATTCGAACGCCGGTCACCGAAAACGTCCACCGCATCGACACCGGCTTCTCACCGCACGACTTTGCCCCCTGTGACCGCCGGTTCCCCGGGATCGTGCTGTCGGCGACCAGGACTGCCGCTTCCCGCCCGGAGCTCATTATGGACGGCGGGGCGGGTGCTACTCGATTTTCGAGACGTGGTAGTGGCTGATCAGCCAGTTCCTGCCGCTCCTCTGCAGCACCACCGTCAGGTGCACCGGAAGGACCCGGCCGTCTGCGAACGTGAAGTCTACGCCGGCATAGGCCAGCACAATGTCGGGCGAGAGCCGTCGGTGTTCGAGGATCCGGAACTCGGCCCGAAGCCCGGCCGGCTGTTTGTCGTAGTAGGCAGTGATGACGGCCCGGCCGATGCCGTGTTTTTTGTCGAGTCCCTGAAAGAGCGCATTGTCTGTGAAGTGGGAGGCCACGGCCTCCGGCCGGTGGTCCGCGATCCCCTCGGACCACGAGGTGAGGACCGCGGTGGCGATACCGGATGTGTCGGTGTGGGACGGAAACTGAGGGCTTGCTTTGGTTTCAAAAACTTCCATGCTGTGTGTCCTTTGGTGGTGATGGGGACGCCTCCGGAACCTAGCTGCCGGCGCTTTGGCCACCGTCAACGTGGAGGACTTCGCCGGTGACGAAGGGGGCCTGCTCGAGGTAGAGGACTCCCTTGGCAATGTCGTCGACTGTGCCCATTCGCCCGACCGGGTGCTGGTCGGCGAGGAAATCATGGGTGCTGGGCGGGTGCATCGGGGTTTCGATGTGCCCGGGTGAGACAGCATTGACCCGGATTCCACGGCCCGCGTATTCGATGGCCAGGGATTTCGTGACCGACGACAAGCCACCCTTGGTGAGGTTGGCAAGCGCCGAGGGAACGTTGGAATTCGCATACTCGACCAAGGTGGTGGTGACGTTGACGACGTGGCCTGCACCTTGCTCAAGCATCCGGGAGATGGCGTACTGGGTTATGTGGAAGAACCCGCCGAGGTTTACCTGGACCACCCGCTCGTAATCCTCCTTCGTGTACTCGGTGAAGGGCTTGCCCACAAAGATGCCGGCATTGTTGACGAGGGTGTCGATCCGCCCGAATTTTTCGACGGCGGTCGCGATGACCTTCTGCGCCACCGCGGGATCCGAAATGTCCCCGGCGACGGTGACGAAGTCAACCTCCTCGTTTGGGGCGATGGAGCGCGAGTTGGCAACGACGGCGTAGCCGATATTGCGGAACGCGGCCGTGAGCCCTTCTCCGATGCCCTGTGATCCCCCGGTGACGACCGCGACCCTGCGATATTTCATCGTGCACAACTCTCTATAGATGATTGGTCAACTATTGATAGTCAGTTATAGCACATGCCGGCCCGCCGGGGCGGGGCAGGGCGCTGCATGGATATCCGGCCGCGGAACGCCGGCAGGAAACGCGCAGGAGGTTTTGTCGCACCGGTTCGTCCGGTCAGGGCCGTTCCCATGCTGGTGCGCCGTGGCCTAGAGGCTCTGCCGTCCGAGGGTGTCAGTTGAGCATTCCGTGGATTGCCGGGCAGGAGTCCCTTGAGCGCTGACGCTGTCCGGCACGTACTCGGCGGGCCCGCACGTGGCGGCCCCTGCGCAGGGGGCATGTCGGGTGGATCGCGGCTCGGGCGGCGGGGCAGCAACGCAGAACCGCCCGCGATCCCCTGGTGGACCTGTCGAACGGGGTGCAGCCATCAGCTGGCCGGGGCGTCCTGGATCTCCGGCCCGTCGAGGCCTCCGGTGTCAGCCTCCGGTGTCAGGCGTCGCTTGCGACGGCTGTTATGCCAAGGAGCCCTGTGATCTGCGCCCAGAGCGGGCCGAGCAGTGCGGGGTCGTTGTACAGCTTCGCGAGCAGGACGTTGCCCTCCGGCTGAGCGATGAGCGCCCTGGCATTAACGATGGTGGCTTTGTCGTCATCGAGCGGTCCGTCGAGCGTTGCCCTGCGCAGATTCTCGAAGATGAGCTGGCTCTGATCATCGAAGATTTCCCGGAGGCAATCACGCAGATCCTGCTCGGAGGTGGTGGTCT comes from the Arthrobacter sp. CAN_C5 genome and includes:
- a CDS encoding bifunctional diguanylate cyclase/phosphodiesterase, which gives rise to MEKTMGGRPQPVPAPDSYQVLIEGSPDALLALSQQGQVVLINAAAEEMFGYQRSVLVGQHYGIVLPPLPGQDDPDDSPPSSAPGGLLLGKALPVSGRHRGGQVFPVEVRTARLSVGQDEQIVLSVRNVSEQQRHGAELREALSLLNATLESTADGILVVSHEGRIAGSNEQFAAMWGIPARLLGSGDDGQVIGFVLGQLIDPGAFVAKVEELYADPSAESHDTLEFLDGRTFERYSKPQRVDGQVVGRVWSFRDATPRRRAEEQARKALADLAGQTEELRTLAFRDSLTGLANRFRFQDRLTDALSAPGNRSVDVLLLDLDDFKEVNDILGHHAGDQMLVEIGNRLTQCVRATDTVARLGGDEFVALLVDSEDPEAVAARILSSVNRPFLLDGREFQPSVSLGLAGAEGHPAQAPDLLRRADVAMYAAKRDGKNRYMRFHPSMMEALLAHTELEAGLRKAVERDELVLHFQPVVSAADRDVTQVEALVYWRRPAGLVELSEFIATAESGGLINRIGREVLTAACSQLRPWLSGSARRSLAVKVSTVQLREQDFASEILAILAACQISPRQVVLEVSENAFMEASPQITGQLGLLRGHGTRVALDNFGTGYSSLGQLQGLPVDSIKIDRSFVSQLHSDSGTLPILTSMVQLGRNLGLHITAEGIDNTSQARHLLELGCEHLQGSLFSCPRSSEDLPVVIDQAETLIRRLTAGQNTGADRKR
- a CDS encoding SgcJ/EcaC family oxidoreductase translates to MEVFETKASPQFPSHTDTSGIATAVLTSWSEGIADHRPEAVASHFTDNALFQGLDKKHGIGRAVITAYYDKQPAGLRAEFRILEHRRLSPDIVLAYAGVDFTFADGRVLPVHLTVVLQRSGRNWLISHYHVSKIE
- a CDS encoding SDR family NAD(P)-dependent oxidoreductase, translating into MKYRRVAVVTGGSQGIGEGLTAAFRNIGYAVVANSRSIAPNEEVDFVTVAGDISDPAVAQKVIATAVEKFGRIDTLVNNAGIFVGKPFTEYTKEDYERVVQVNLGGFFHITQYAISRMLEQGAGHVVNVTTTLVEYANSNVPSALANLTKGGLSSVTKSLAIEYAGRGIRVNAVSPGHIETPMHPPSTHDFLADQHPVGRMGTVDDIAKGVLYLEQAPFVTGEVLHVDGGQSAGS